The Vespa velutina chromosome 22, iVesVel2.1, whole genome shotgun sequence genome includes a window with the following:
- the LOC124956445 gene encoding ras-related protein M-Ras-like, which produces MTRPPNNDNLMTFKLVVVGDGGVGKSALTIQFFQKLFVTDYDPTIEDSYIQHTEVDKQWCILDVLDTAGQEEFSAMREQYMRKGDGFLLVYSVTDKQSYENIINFHTQILRVKDRDVYPMLLVANKVDLVHLRKVTEEQGRELAHRLGIPYIETSAKDPPLNVDAAFHEVVRIIRNQPPAELEKNRRKRRRTGKCNVL; this is translated from the exons ATGACACGACCTCCTAACAATGACAACCTTATGACCTTTAAATTGGTCGTGGTTGGCGATGGAGGAGTTGGAAAAAGTGCATTAACCATACAgttctttcaaaaattatttgtcaCCGATTATGATCCTACCATCGAGGATAGCTATATCCAACACACGGAAGTAGATAAACAATGGTGTATTCTAGATG TGCTAGATACAGCTGGCCAAGAAGAATTTAGTGCCATGCGTGAACAATACATGAGGAAGGGTGATGGATTTTTATTGGTATATTCTGTGACAGACAAACAgtcttatgaaaatattatcaactTCCATACTCAAATTCTTAGAGTAAAAGACAGAGATGTCTATCCAATGCTTCTTGTTGCCAATAAGGTTGATTTGGTACATTTAAGAAAAGTGACGGAGGAACAGGGACGGGAATTGGCACATCGTCTGGGTATTCCTTATATTGAAACTTCTGCCAAAGATCCACCTCTAAATGTGGATGCTGCGTTTCATGAA GTTGTACGCATTATTAGAAATCAACCGCCAGCTGAATTGGAAAAAAATCGTCGGAAACGGAGACGTACTGGAAAATGCAATGTTTTATAA